GAGCAATGGACCGGCCTGCGCACCCGGCCGGCGGCCGGCCCGCTCGTGCTGCGGGCGCTGGCGCGCATGGGCCTGTTCGTGGCCGCCCTCTCCATGACCTCCGTGGTCGCCGGGGCGGCGACGGCGCCCTATGCGGCGCTGCATTTCCAGCGCCTCGGCATCATGGGCCTCCTCTCCAACCTCGCGGCCATGCCGGCGGTGGAGTTCCTCGTCATGCCCTTCGGCCTGCTCGGGGTCCTTCTCCTGCCGTTCGGCTGGGATTTCATCGCCTGGCCGGTGATGGGTCTCGGCATCGACATCATGGTGAAGGTGTCGGACGTGGTTGCGGCCCTGCCCGGTGCCGACATGCGCACCGATTGGGTGGGGGCGGGCACTGCCGCCTTTGCGACACTCGCTTTGCTGGCTCTCTGCCTGCTGCGGGGGCTTCTGCGCCTTGCCGCCGTGCCCTGCGTCGTCGCGGCGCTCCTGCTCCTGGGCGCGCCACCCCGGCCGGACGTGCTGATTGCCGCCAACGGCCAGACCGTTGCCGTGCGCGGGGGCGATGGGCGCCTGAGCATCGCGGGCGCGCGCAGTTCGCGGCTGGTGGCGGAGCAGTGGCTCAGCAAGGAAGCCGATCCGCGCACGGCGGAGGTGCCCGATCTGGCGCAGGGTTTTGCCTGCGATGCGCGCCGCTGTATGGCGCCGCTCCCGGACGGCACGAAGATCGTATTGGTTCGCAAGGCCGAGGCTCTTCCGGCCGCGTGCGGGGAAGCGAGCCTCGTGGTGACGGCGGAGGTCGCTTCGACCGAGAACATTTCGGCCTGCGCCGCCCGCCTGTTCACGCCGCAGGACATGAGCCGGACCGGGACGCTGGCGCTCTTTCATCGACCCAGGCAGGCGGCAGGGGAGCCGGGCACCCCGCATCGGGTTGCGGGTGTGCCCCAGCCGGCGAAGGGAGATGCCGCACCAGCGGCCGTGGAGCTGCCACAGGCTGCATCCGGCAACAGCGTGCAGGCGACAGCCGCGCCCGAGCTCCGTCCTGAAACGCCGTCCGAAACAGACGCTTCGTCTTCAGAGGTGAGACCCGCATCGGCGCAAGCCGAACCGGATGGTCCGCCGCCGGCCACGCGTCCGCGCCGCATGGCGGCCGATCACCGGGCCTCGCTCTGGCGCGATCAGCAGGCCCGCTGGGCCAAGGCGCGGGAGATAAGGGCGGCAAGGAACGGAGGCACCCGATCCGGGATGCGCCCGATGTCCTCAGCGCCGCCGATACCGCCGGTGGCAGATGCCGGGGCTCTCAGGCCCGCAAATGTGGAGGAGGAGCCAACCGTGGGTAGGCAGACATCCATCGCGCCGTCAGCTCATCCGCACAGGCCCACGGACACAGCCCCTCGACAATCGGCGCGGAGCGCCATGACCCAAGCGCCTTCTCAGGCGCAAATCCGCCGGACCTTCGCTGTGCACTGGCGAACGGTTCCGACGCGCCCTGCCGGCGTTCAGCGGCCCTGGATGCCAATGCTCCCGGATCTGCCGATGCCCGTCGTCGATACGGAGACAGCCGGTCGCCGAAGCGAGGACGATGCGCAGGAGGAACCCTGATGGTCCGCCCGTCGGACCGCTGCATCTCACTGTCCCAAAACAATCCGGCTCTCGGAAACCGCGCTTCCGAACGCGCCCTCAGTAGCGGCGGATGAGCCCCACGAGCCGCCCCTGGATGCGCACGCGGTCGGGGCCGAAGATGCGCGTCTCATAGGCGGGATTGGCCGCCTCAAGGGCGATGGAGGCGCCCTTGCGGCGCAGGCGTTTGAGGGTGGCTTCCTCGTCATCCACCAGCGCCACGATGATGTCGCCGGTGTCGGCCGTGTCGCACTTGCGGATGAGCACCGTGTCGCCGTCGAGAATGCCGGCCTCGATCATGCTGTCGCCACGCACCTCAAGGGCGAAATGCTCGCCCGTGCCGAGCATTTCGGGAGGCAGGTTGAGCGTGTTGCTGCGAGTCTGGATGGCCGAGATGGGCGAGCCGGCCGCGATGCGGCCCATCACCGGCACGGCCACCACCGCGGCCGGTTCCTCGTCATCCACCACCGGGCGCACGCGCCCGAGACTGCCTTCGATGACGCTCGGCGAGAAGCCGCGCCCGCCGCTGCGGGCGGCCGCGAGACCCGGCGCCGCGCTATCTGGCAGGCGCACCACTTCCAGCGCCCGCGCGCGGTTCGGCAGGCGGCGGATGAAGCCGCGTTCCTCAAGGGCCGTGATGAGGCGATGGATGCCGGATTTGGAGCGCAGATCCAATGCCTCCTTCATCTCGTCGAAGGAGGGAGGCACGCCCGTTTCCTTCAGGCGCTCATGGATGAAGCGCAGAAGATCATACTGCTTGCGGGTGAGCATCGTGTGGTTCCGCCCCTTGCGACCAGGCCCATCGGACCGGGAGACGATCCGCTCCGCGCCCTGCGAAACAAATCAGGAACATCATGTACCTGTTTCTTGTTTGTTCCACAAGCCTCAACATCGGGTAAACGCCGGTCTCAGGCGTTGAGCGGGATGATCTCGCACGGGTCGCCCACCTTCGCCTCGGGCGCATGAGCGGGGCGAATCAGCAGGCAGTCGGCGCTGGCGAGAGCCGAAAGCATGCTGCTGTCCTGATTGGTCAGAGGATGGGCAATGGCTTTCCCGTCCTCGAAAGACAGCCGGGCCCGCACGAAATCCATGCGCGTGTCATTGGCCGGCATGGCGGTGCCGAGCCGCGCCGGGCGCGTCGCCATGAGCGGGGCGTCCTCGCCCTGAAGGCGGCTCAGGATGGGCAGGAGGAAGAGCACGGCGCACACATAGGCCGAGACCGGATTGCCCGGCAGGCCGAGGGCCCGCATGTTGCCGCCCGCGCCGAACATCAGCGGCTTGCCGGGGCGCAAGGCGATCTTGTGCACGGCGAGCGCGATGCCCTCGGCCTTCAGCGCCGGGGCCATCAGATCATGCTCGCCCACGGAAGCGCCGCCAGAGGAGACGAGCACGTCGATGCCGAGGTCACGGGCGCGGCTTATGGCGGCGCGGGTCTCGTCCATGCCGTCGCGCACGAGGCCGAGGTCGATCACCTCCGCGCCCGCTTCGCGCGCCAGCGCCGCAAGGCCATAGACGTTGGAGACCACCACTTCCGAGAGGAGGCCCGTGGCCTGTCCCGGATAGACCAACTCATCGCCCGTCTGGATGATTCCCACCCGCGGCCGGCGCACCACCGGTAGGGACGCGTGATCGGCGGCGGCAGCGAGCATCACGTCGCGGGCATTCAGCCGCCGGCCGGCCGGCAAGAGAGCGGTGCCGGCGGCGAAGTCAAAGCCGGCCTTGCGCACATTGCGGCCCTTGGCGAGCGGCACGGTGATGGTGACGCTGTCACCCTCCCGCGTGGTGTTCTCCTGGATGACCACGGTGTCTGCGCCGGGCGGCACGACGCCGCCGGTGAAGATACGCGTGGCTTCTCCCGGCCGCACGGCGCCGTCGAAGGCGCGGCCAGCGGCCGATTCGCCCACCACCTTCAGGGTCAGCGGGATGTCCAGCGTGTCGGGATAGGCGAAGGCATAGCCGTCCATGGCCGACATGTCGGCACCCGGCTGGCTGCGGCGGGCGGCGAGCGGGGCCGCGAGCACGCGGCCCACGGCTTCGGCCACCGGCACCATCTCGGTTGCCAGAACATCGAGATCGCGCGTGATGAGCGCGAGGGCGTCGGCCACCGGCATGAGCGGGGCCTTCTTGGGCGTGCCGGTCATGTTCACGCCGCGCGCCAGTCGCCCGAGCGGCCGCCGGATTTTTCAAGCAGGCG
The Azorhizobium caulinodans ORS 571 genome window above contains:
- the lexA gene encoding transcriptional repressor LexA, with protein sequence MLTRKQYDLLRFIHERLKETGVPPSFDEMKEALDLRSKSGIHRLITALEERGFIRRLPNRARALEVVRLPDSAAPGLAAARSGGRGFSPSVIEGSLGRVRPVVDDEEPAAVVAVPVMGRIAAGSPISAIQTRSNTLNLPPEMLGTGEHFALEVRGDSMIEAGILDGDTVLIRKCDTADTGDIIVALVDDEEATLKRLRRKGASIALEAANPAYETRIFGPDRVRIQGRLVGLIRRY
- the glp gene encoding molybdopterin molybdotransferase MoeA, yielding MTGTPKKAPLMPVADALALITRDLDVLATEMVPVAEAVGRVLAAPLAARRSQPGADMSAMDGYAFAYPDTLDIPLTLKVVGESAAGRAFDGAVRPGEATRIFTGGVVPPGADTVVIQENTTREGDSVTITVPLAKGRNVRKAGFDFAAGTALLPAGRRLNARDVMLAAAADHASLPVVRRPRVGIIQTGDELVYPGQATGLLSEVVVSNVYGLAALAREAGAEVIDLGLVRDGMDETRAAISRARDLGIDVLVSSGGASVGEHDLMAPALKAEGIALAVHKIALRPGKPLMFGAGGNMRALGLPGNPVSAYVCAVLFLLPILSRLQGEDAPLMATRPARLGTAMPANDTRMDFVRARLSFEDGKAIAHPLTNQDSSMLSALASADCLLIRPAHAPEAKVGDPCEIIPLNA
- a CDS encoding ComEC/Rec2 family competence protein, producing the protein MGDGRAGARGRPAEARAGVLGGAVARPVFIPAPVWPGALLGRLRDRLWADIRAEAASGRLVLWLPVGFGCGILLYFGAAEEPSLAAVLGLASGLAVASVCARARPVAFALLLWLTAVGCGFALATAHTAWIAHPVLLPPQTPVRLSGFVEQVERRAKADRILLRVTTAEGKGLAVKPQLVRLSVARGSAPAAGTPVSVLARLLPPMEAALPGGYDFGRNIWFRGIDAVGFGLGRPRIIALAEPAPFSVRVGRLVDEVRQAVGARIRAVLSGTAADIAVALVVGDRASISPQVEESMRVSGLTHVLSISGLHMAMVAGTLFFLVRGGLAAFPPLALGFPIKSLAAATALAGSGVYLLLSGNDWPAQRSFWMLAIVLVGVIAGRAALTLRTVAVAAVLVLALGPESLLEPGTQMSFAATLALVAAYEQWTGLRTRPAAGPLVLRALARMGLFVAALSMTSVVAGAATAPYAALHFQRLGIMGLLSNLAAMPAVEFLVMPFGLLGVLLLPFGWDFIAWPVMGLGIDIMVKVSDVVAALPGADMRTDWVGAGTAAFATLALLALCLLRGLLRLAAVPCVVAALLLLGAPPRPDVLIAANGQTVAVRGGDGRLSIAGARSSRLVAEQWLSKEADPRTAEVPDLAQGFACDARRCMAPLPDGTKIVLVRKAEALPAACGEASLVVTAEVASTENISACAARLFTPQDMSRTGTLALFHRPRQAAGEPGTPHRVAGVPQPAKGDAAPAAVELPQAASGNSVQATAAPELRPETPSETDASSSEVRPASAQAEPDGPPPATRPRRMAADHRASLWRDQQARWAKAREIRAARNGGTRSGMRPMSSAPPIPPVADAGALRPANVEEEPTVGRQTSIAPSAHPHRPTDTAPRQSARSAMTQAPSQAQIRRTFAVHWRTVPTRPAGVQRPWMPMLPDLPMPVVDTETAGRRSEDDAQEEP